Genomic DNA from Leptospira inadai serovar Lyme str. 10:
GCCACAAACGCGAGTGATTATGAAGCAACCACTGTTAAACAGAATATATTTCTTTCCGCCCCCGCTACAATTAAAATTGCGGCCGCGGGAGATTTGTTTCAAACTTGGAATACAGGTTCGATAATTTCTCAGAATCAAGCTAATCTTGATTCATTTAATATTTCGTATAACTCTACAATAAATTCGTTAAATTCTCAAATAGCAGCGCTAAATTCTTTAAATGCAAAAAATGATAAAGCTTTTCAGGACGCGGCGCAGGCTGCAGCTAGTTTTGCGTCTGATCAGAAAAGTTTGGCTCAGGCATTATTCCAGGGTGGAAATTTTGAGTCCTGGGTTAAAGGGCAAATTCAGGATAAAGTGAACACCGCAATGGCAACAGCTATAGCCAACGCAACTGGGATGAGTCCTGACATGGCAAGCCAACTCGTAAGCTGGTTTGAGAAGAACCAGGCGGAGAAAAAAGCCAAGGCAAAAGCGAGAACGGAACAGATCACGTCCGGACTCGTGACAGTGGCAAGTATCGCTGCGTCGTTTATAGCGGGACCTGAGATGATGGCGGTTGGACAGGCGGTTCTGCAGGCAGCACAAGGATACCAAAACGGAGGAATGGAAGGCGCTCTTGTTGGAGCGGCGAGTGGAGCAGCAACAGCGTATGCAAGACAGTTCGGAGTCAACGTGGGAGTATCATACAGCTACTCGGGAGGGTTTGGAGGAACAGTAGGACTTGGATCTTCTAAACTCAATGCGGGAGTTACGTTTTCCCAACACGGAAGCACTTCGTTTAACATAGGAGGGAGCTACGGAAACGTAAGCTATAACCCAACGAGCGGGTTTAGCGGAAGTGTGAACCTTACCCCGGGACAGAATACCGGGGTCATGGTGAATATTGCTCAGCATAGCGGACCTAGTTTAACAGTCCAGGAATCTAATGAGGCTTCGGGAGTCGGTGGTTCCGTAACGATAGATGGTAAGGGAAATGCGACAGTAGCGGCAACGTATAGAAATGCTACGGTAGTATCGGCAACGGGGAATGTACACGATCCGAGTAGTTTTGGGAACCTGAAGGCGAATGAGAATTTTAATAGTGATCTGAACCAGAACCTTGCCATGGGTAAGGCGGACGAGAATCTAAAGGCCGGAACTGCAGAGTTAGCAGCCGGTCGTAGTAAGATCGCAGAGACTGGAAATGAAGCTCAGAAAGAAGTCTTAAACAATGAGAATGCGAGTGCACAAGACCAGCATGGTGTCTGGGCTACCCTTGCTAGTGCCGGTGAATTTTTAACCGATCCTAGTTCTGCGTCTACGTGGTTGGGACGGACCGCGCAAGATGTTGTGGGCAGTTTCCTTGGTAGTACGGGACTGGGTGCGAGTGATAGCAATGGGTTTATTGATAAGAATGGAGAGTATGTCCAGAGAAGTTGTTTCACAGCCGGGACACTCATACGGACGAAAGAAGGCTTAAAGCCGATCGAGAAAATCGAGATTGGGGATTTAGTCTTATCGTTAGATCCGAAGACTGGAGAAATGTCTTACAAGAGAGTGTCTCGACTCTTCTCCAAAGAGACACCACTTATTCATCGAGTCACGTATACTAACGGAAACGTAATCAATACGACTTGGAACCACCCTTTCTATATTCGAGGAAAAGGATTTACTGAAGTTAGAAACATTCAGGAAGAAGAGAGATCGGTCACGGTTGCGAGTATACGGAACTCGTCTCGTATCGAGAGAACTTCCGGAATACAGATCGGGGCTTCCTTAGCGGCGATAGGAAGCAGATCGTCGAGCTCAAACTCAGCGACTTGGAAAGACGAGATTCGAGGAACGGTTGGGATTGCTAAGATCGAAGAAGTGTATGAGAAGACGAAAGTCTATAACTTCGAGGTTGAAGACAATCACACGTATTTTGTGGGAAAAGACGGGGTGCTTGTACACAACGATGCTGGATGTATGGCTGGCGGCTTTGCAACTGGTGTTGGTAAAAGTATAGCGAGATTGGTAGATGCTCCTCAGCACTTAATCGAAACTGGGGCGAGCATTGCTGCTCCCGATAATTTCAGAGTCACAGACGAATTTGGTCGTCCGGTGAACGAGCATCCACTGGAAGCCCCGCTATCTAAAGGAGTGGCTTCGACACTTTATGATAAATTAGTAACAGAACCGGGAGCAGAGAAGGCGGCCAATTCAGATTGTGCCAATTGTTCGAAAGATTATTCCACGGGGTATAAATGGGGTAATTTCATCGGTGACGGTATGTTATTAGTTGCTGGCGGTATCACCGCTCTTCGAGGAAAGCTAGGAGGACTTGATGGTAAATCAGGAACGACGAAGGAAGCTGCTGAGGTTGGGCGAAATATTGGGAAAGCTGCATCTGTCCCGGAAATACCAAGGGGATTTTCAAGCCCAGAGCAGTACTCAAAGGCAATGTCTGAATTAAATGGTATTATGAAAAGTAAAGGAATAACAGATTATAGAATAGGTGTAAGCGGAAGTTCAGTAACTGGAGAAAGTTTTAAGTCGGGCAAACCTTTCGGACCTCATAGTGATATTGATGTATTTATTGAAAGTAATACATTAACGAAAGGGATTGGGACTTCTAAAAATATTCCAGGCTTTGTACATCCAAATAATTTACAAGAATTACATCCGGAATTGAATGCGTGGTCTAATAAGTGGCAATCAATTCTTGGACGGGAAGTTTCAGTTGGTGGTTTTCAAACGGGGAAATTACCTGATAGACCCGTTATCTTCTTCGGAAATAAATGAAATGGGAAGGGAACTTTTAATAAGATTAGAAAATAAAAAAGTCCTTTCTGAATTTGCAAAACAGATAACAAATCTGCTAAGAGGCGAAAATTTAGAAAAAAGGGAAAGCAATTTTTACACTTCAGGGTATT
This window encodes:
- a CDS encoding TIGR04388 family protein encodes the protein MDFMIRKGRYIRHYSIPERLMSGSMLSIYFWVLFFPLSILFSQNLNNYPTFVAPQFQQQNLDQVVSLANQSNSLNNWETISGQGLSAIKSNWENASALEIESLVSSITSSPNSGTSLQDYQNAVSAYLWAQENNAETQWLNQVDSQLSNARDNFINGQLAINISNSTTQNQQLVVTSSGNVNSAIANSADYKTALNTGLQSFSDSLTALQRTYEQQLSSLNQTDAQYKANLLQLQGYENTVKQGMQTSVSQLQTSLQTTALFYNTKPDGTPNWNSMTQSGLDLQNLITSLSQGLANGSPLSALANQMVSYLQTQETQAHNNATYWSQKATPYNLSLTGTVLGGERVLSGLQDLYNYGNWVSSANPVIGAIKDFIDGGSNNQDPTLINYLYGNDFNSNNYSILKINSADFKGYNTAYTNYSVFPIQTGFAGNDLYYSSAGYNAFDFNATGLGFLGGFVLQTGFFAEDKFDYSINIQLQDKNALSNSQVWSGFRNNLSTELNSWNSITSSISSWEGQISAYQAQYATWHAQAAIYADGLQQSYSTGVANLNSQDHNWQNGLLAPFQNTNINSGAGNSMDSIKSSFLDSVSPKITQILLPSDNSVLSPAAQAPVIDQSNLNNTLSIFQQSLMGASNLALENQLNRQAIDENKNAIQQIATSLGNNAVVDSHGNIVYTTSIEDGHARLKTGGDATNASDYEATTVKQNIFLSAPATIKIAAAGDLFQTWNTGSIISQNQANLDSFNISYNSTINSLNSQIAALNSLNAKNDKAFQDAAQAAASFASDQKSLAQALFQGGNFESWVKGQIQDKVNTAMATAIANATGMSPDMASQLVSWFEKNQAEKKAKAKARTEQITSGLVTVASIAASFIAGPEMMAVGQAVLQAAQGYQNGGMEGALVGAASGAATAYARQFGVNVGVSYSYSGGFGGTVGLGSSKLNAGVTFSQHGSTSFNIGGSYGNVSYNPTSGFSGSVNLTPGQNTGVMVNIAQHSGPSLTVQESNEASGVGGSVTIDGKGNATVAATYRNATVVSATGNVHDPSSFGNLKANENFNSDLNQNLAMGKADENLKAGTAELAAGRSKIAETGNEAQKEVLNNENASAQDQHGVWATLASAGEFLTDPSSASTWLGRTAQDVVGSFLGSTGLGASDSNGFIDKNGEYVQRSCFTAGTLIRTKEGLKPIEKIEIGDLVLSLDPKTGEMSYKRVSRLFSKETPLIHRVTYTNGNVINTTWNHPFYIRGKGFTEVRNIQEEERSVTVASIRNSSRIERTSGIQIGASLAAIGSRSSSSNSATWKDEIRGTVGIAKIEEVYEKTKVYNFEVEDNHTYFVGKDGVLVHNDAGCMAGGFATGVGKSIARLVDAPQHLIETGASIAAPDNFRVTDEFGRPVNEHPLEAPLSKGVASTLYDKLVTEPGAEKAANSDCANCSKDYSTGYKWGNFIGDGMLLVAGGITALRGKLGGLDGKSGTTKEAAEVGRNIGKAASVPEIPRGFSSPEQYSKAMSELNGIMKSKGITDYRIGVSGSSVTGESFKSGKPFGPHSDIDVFIESNTLTKGIGTSKNIPGFVHPNNLQELHPELNAWSNKWQSILGREVSVGGFQTGKLPDRPVIFFGNK